The Haloarchaeobius amylolyticus genome window below encodes:
- a CDS encoding universal stress protein encodes MQTVLVAIDGSPLGDRALAYALDLYPDAAITVLHVVDPVEAVYLAEAKGPSEGRSYVEAAREHGAELCDRAEAVAADRGIAVDTAVETGNPAREILRFIDANDVDAVVMGSHGRSGLSRVFLGSVAETVLRRSPVPVTVVR; translated from the coding sequence ATGCAGACCGTCCTCGTCGCCATCGACGGGTCACCACTCGGTGACCGGGCGCTCGCGTACGCACTCGACCTCTACCCCGACGCGGCCATCACGGTCCTGCACGTGGTCGACCCGGTGGAGGCGGTGTACCTCGCCGAGGCGAAGGGTCCCAGCGAGGGGCGCTCCTACGTCGAGGCCGCCAGAGAACACGGTGCGGAGCTGTGCGACAGGGCGGAAGCGGTCGCGGCCGACCGCGGCATCGCGGTCGACACGGCCGTCGAGACGGGGAACCCGGCCCGGGAGATCCTGCGCTTTATCGACGCCAACGACGTCGACGCGGTCGTCATGGGCAGCCACGGTCGGAGTGGGCTCTCGCGGGTCTTCCTCGGGAGCGTCGCGGAGACCGTCCTCCGGCGCTCGCCCGTCCCGGTGACGGTCGTCCGCTGA
- a CDS encoding MaoC/PaaZ C-terminal domain-containing protein produces the protein MRIKTLVSDVMRQTIETVSAGATVRTCAERLRDADVGSLVITRDGDPVGIVTKSDLVSLIADGADLTTQTADSFMSSPVVTVDRSRSVEHAASLLREEDIEQLVVTEGEALVGVLSVTELSYYLPRFQYETTVETGKDWEYAYEDRESQGLSVGDVVRFSQRLTEAEVEEFASLSGDTNPLHLDDAYAEQTRFGGRIVHGALVSSVISAALAKLPGLVIYLNQNLSFRGPVHLGDHVTAVCEVMDRVGERRYRLQTEVFDDDEELVISGEAVVLVDEAPAVER, from the coding sequence ATGCGAATCAAGACCCTCGTCAGCGACGTGATGCGCCAGACCATCGAGACGGTCTCCGCCGGCGCGACGGTACGGACCTGCGCCGAGCGTCTCCGGGACGCGGACGTCGGCTCGCTGGTCATCACGCGCGACGGTGACCCGGTCGGCATCGTCACGAAGAGCGACCTGGTGAGCCTCATCGCGGATGGGGCGGACCTCACCACACAGACCGCCGACTCGTTCATGTCCTCGCCCGTGGTGACGGTCGACCGGTCCCGGTCGGTCGAGCACGCGGCGTCCCTCCTGCGCGAGGAGGACATCGAACAGCTGGTCGTCACGGAGGGGGAGGCGCTCGTGGGCGTGCTGTCGGTGACGGAGCTGTCGTACTACCTGCCGCGGTTCCAGTACGAGACGACCGTCGAGACGGGCAAGGACTGGGAGTACGCCTACGAGGACCGGGAGAGCCAGGGCCTGAGCGTCGGCGACGTGGTGCGGTTCTCCCAGCGACTGACCGAGGCGGAGGTCGAGGAGTTCGCGTCCCTGAGCGGGGATACGAACCCGTTGCACCTCGACGACGCCTACGCCGAGCAGACCCGGTTCGGCGGCCGGATCGTCCACGGCGCGCTCGTCTCGAGCGTCATCAGCGCGGCCCTCGCGAAGCTCCCGGGACTGGTCATCTACCTCAACCAGAACCTGAGCTTCCGGGGGCCGGTCCACCTCGGCGACCACGTGACCGCCGTCTGCGAGGTGATGGACCGCGTCGGGGAGCGCCGCTATCGCCTCCAGACGGAGGTCTTCGACGACGACGAGGAACTCGTCATCTCGGGCGAGGCGGTCGTCCTCGTCGACGAGGCCCCCGCTGTGGAGCGCTAG